A genomic stretch from Barnesiella intestinihominis YIT 11860 includes:
- the radA gene encoding DNA repair protein RadA encodes MAKTKSVYFCNNCGAESPKWIGRCPVCGEWNTYVEEVVSTKSAAGGRGEFGTMEQSKVRPQRIDDIQITEESRIDLGNGELNRVLGGGLVRGSLVLIGGEPGIGKSTLILQTVLALKGQKVLYVSGEESARQLKLRAERIGGNAPDCYIVCETSLEDIFVHIRNVDPDIVVIDSIQTIATSAMESSPGSVGQVRECAASLLKFAKQTNTPVLLVGHINKEGSIAGPKVLEHIVDTVLQFEGDRHYLYRILRSIKNRFGSTSELGIYEMRQNGLREVSNPSEMLLTQNHEGLSGVAIAVTIEGIRPFLIETQALVSTAAYGTPQRSATGFDLRRMNMLLAVLEKRVGFKLAQKDVFLNIAGGIKVNDPAMDLAVISAILSSNMDMAIEAGTCMTGEVGLSGEIRPINRIEQRILEAEKLGFKRMLIPQNNLKGFDTSRLAIELVAVRKVEEAFRQLFG; translated from the coding sequence ATGGCAAAGACAAAATCGGTTTACTTTTGCAATAACTGTGGGGCAGAGTCGCCCAAGTGGATAGGACGTTGTCCCGTTTGCGGCGAGTGGAATACCTATGTGGAAGAGGTAGTGAGCACGAAATCCGCGGCCGGTGGTCGGGGCGAGTTCGGCACGATGGAACAGAGTAAAGTACGTCCGCAACGGATAGACGACATTCAGATTACAGAAGAGTCGCGAATCGATTTGGGAAACGGCGAATTGAACCGAGTATTGGGTGGTGGTCTTGTGCGGGGATCATTGGTGCTGATAGGCGGTGAGCCCGGTATCGGTAAATCGACGTTGATCCTACAAACTGTACTTGCTCTAAAAGGACAGAAGGTATTATATGTATCGGGGGAGGAAAGCGCAAGGCAATTGAAATTGAGAGCCGAGCGTATCGGTGGAAATGCTCCCGACTGTTATATCGTGTGCGAGACATCGCTCGAAGATATATTTGTGCATATTCGTAATGTCGACCCCGATATTGTCGTTATCGATTCCATACAGACGATTGCTACCAGTGCGATGGAGTCTTCACCGGGTAGTGTGGGACAGGTGAGGGAGTGTGCTGCCTCGTTACTCAAATTTGCGAAACAGACCAATACGCCGGTTCTTCTCGTAGGCCACATTAACAAAGAAGGCAGCATTGCCGGGCCGAAAGTGTTGGAACATATTGTCGATACAGTATTGCAGTTCGAGGGAGATCGACACTATTTATACCGTATTCTCCGCTCGATAAAAAATCGGTTCGGAAGCACTTCCGAATTGGGTATTTACGAGATGAGGCAAAACGGGTTACGAGAGGTGAGCAACCCGTCGGAAATGTTATTGACTCAAAATCACGAAGGTTTGAGCGGTGTTGCCATTGCTGTCACGATAGAGGGTATACGCCCTTTCCTTATCGAGACACAGGCGTTGGTCAGTACGGCAGCTTACGGTACGCCGCAACGGTCGGCGACAGGATTCGACCTGCGGCGAATGAATATGTTACTTGCCGTTTTGGAAAAGAGGGTCGGGTTCAAATTGGCACAAAAAGACGTTTTTCTCAATATTGCCGGAGGCATAAAAGTTAATGACCCCGCGATGGATTTGGCCGTAATCAGCGCGATACTTTCTTCCAATATGGATATGGCGATTGAGGCAGGAACTTGTATGACCGGCGAGGTTGGGCTTTCGGGAGAGATACGCCCGATCAATCGGATAGAACAACGCATTCTTGAAGCCGAAAAATTAGGTTTTAAACGTATGCTCATACCTCAAAATAATCTGAAAGGTTTTGATACTTCCCGATTGGCGATAGAATTAGTTGCTGTCCGTAAGGTCGAGGAGGCCTTCCGGCAACTGTTCGGATAA
- a CDS encoding tetratricopeptide repeat protein: protein MKNFLVLVCVVGLPFYVLSQSYYQWVERADSCIKAKDWAGAESALVSALRTEPANGQNSLLMSNLGTVQRYAGNYEAALRSYTNGLLMTPHSVTLLRNRAALFSEIDSIDRAYQDYSQILLIDDADEDALYHRGLIALERGDTISSRADFERILKLNPASANGRIGFASLLKVMGYYPEAIEVYSQVIRVNPEKEILYVGRAEAYLFAGQYAKADKDIEKAIELAPDDPVVYVLRALGKLARYERESAKADLKRAVELGYDSKEAERLLEEE from the coding sequence ATGAAAAATTTTTTGGTTCTCGTTTGTGTGGTAGGGTTACCCTTTTATGTATTGTCACAGTCCTATTATCAATGGGTAGAGAGGGCCGATAGTTGCATCAAGGCGAAAGATTGGGCGGGAGCAGAGTCTGCATTGGTAAGTGCGTTGCGAACCGAGCCTGCGAATGGGCAAAATTCGCTGCTTATGTCCAATTTGGGAACGGTACAACGTTATGCAGGTAATTATGAAGCTGCACTTCGGAGTTATACGAACGGATTGTTGATGACACCTCATTCGGTCACTTTGTTGCGGAATCGGGCGGCTCTTTTTTCCGAAATAGACAGTATAGATCGTGCCTATCAGGATTATAGCCAGATACTGTTAATCGACGATGCCGACGAAGATGCGCTGTATCACAGGGGACTGATTGCATTGGAGCGGGGAGATACGATTTCAAGCCGTGCCGATTTTGAACGAATCTTGAAATTGAATCCGGCGAGTGCCAACGGTCGCATAGGTTTTGCTTCGTTGTTGAAAGTGATGGGTTATTATCCCGAAGCCATAGAGGTCTATTCGCAGGTAATTCGGGTAAATCCCGAGAAGGAGATACTCTATGTAGGGCGGGCGGAAGCCTATTTGTTCGCCGGACAATATGCCAAAGCCGATAAAGACATAGAAAAGGCTATCGAGTTGGCTCCCGATGATCCGGTAGTATATGTATTGAGGGCGTTGGGCAAATTGGCGAGGTATGAAAGAGAATCGGCGAAGGCCGATTTGAAACGAGCCGTGGAACTTGGTTATGATTCCAAAGAGGCCGAGCGTTTATTGGAAGAGGAATAG
- a CDS encoding SPOR domain-containing protein has product MIGLVRHIEYLLLHNDDVFIPGLGRFTVLRDEAKIQSGGTSFLPPVRKVAFESVATGDSGLLVRSVMRAGFISWNEAVEAIAEEVESVYKHLEQGGDYGFGRLGRLVLVDGNVCFQPQENNSIENPRFGFSPLEIAPREEDAEDREIPTVGDEKVRDRVYISFHRRTVRAAAVAAAIIVFLLMLSKPINTPDTTANYAGLLSAELFGQTDTTTDEAVVNDFESVLGIDEMPDTIAAGEEDVLETAVHDIEIARNTYYIIVASLPSKQMAEKQIECFHRQGVSADLQIYETARKSRLYVASFDDFDEARRYHSRLVQEQPLFANAWIMRAGN; this is encoded by the coding sequence ATGATTGGATTGGTACGCCATATTGAGTATTTATTGTTGCATAACGATGATGTTTTTATCCCCGGTTTGGGTCGTTTTACAGTTCTCCGTGACGAAGCGAAAATACAATCGGGCGGTACATCGTTTCTCCCACCTGTGAGAAAAGTCGCATTTGAATCCGTTGCGACGGGAGATTCCGGGTTATTGGTTCGTTCGGTCATGCGTGCCGGTTTTATTTCTTGGAACGAGGCTGTTGAGGCTATTGCCGAAGAGGTCGAATCTGTTTATAAACACTTGGAGCAAGGTGGCGATTATGGTTTCGGGCGGTTGGGACGATTGGTCTTAGTCGATGGTAACGTGTGCTTTCAGCCACAGGAAAATAATTCTATCGAGAATCCCCGCTTCGGTTTCTCCCCATTGGAAATAGCTCCTCGTGAAGAAGATGCGGAAGATAGGGAGATACCGACGGTTGGAGACGAAAAAGTTCGTGACCGTGTATATATATCGTTTCATCGTCGTACGGTGCGTGCGGCAGCGGTAGCAGCGGCAATAATTGTGTTTTTATTAATGCTTTCTAAGCCAATCAATACACCCGATACCACCGCCAATTATGCCGGATTATTGTCTGCCGAGTTATTCGGTCAGACGGATACTACGACCGACGAAGCTGTCGTTAATGATTTTGAATCCGTTTTGGGAATCGATGAAATGCCCGATACGATTGCCGCCGGGGAAGAAGATGTTTTGGAAACCGCTGTACACGATATCGAAATAGCGAGAAATACCTACTATATTATAGTGGCTTCGCTTCCGTCAAAACAGATGGCCGAGAAGCAAATCGAGTGTTTTCACCGACAGGGAGTTTCAGCCGATTTACAGATTTATGAGACGGCACGTAAATCACGACTCTATGTAGCATCGTTCGATGATTTTGATGAAGCTCGTCGATATCATTCTCGTTTGGTACAGGAGCAGCCTCTTTTTGCGAATGCATGGATTATGAGGGCGGGAAACTAA
- a CDS encoding TrmH family RNA methyltransferase, protein MLSKNQIKRIQSLARKKGRREEGCFIAEGNKLVEDTLSAFECDLLLATPSWIVSHAHESLPKIQEVDEQEMSKVSQLVTPPDVLAVYRIPEYHLNIDTLKKELVLALDTVQDPGNLGTIVRLADWFGIRHIVCSPDTADLYNPKVVQATMGALARVNVYYTSLPDFLSQVDSSVVYGTFLDGEDIYHTSLTKSGVIVMGNEGNGISAKLEPYIGKRLYIPNYPVGQPTSESLNVAVAAAITCAEFRRRQIV, encoded by the coding sequence ATGCTTAGTAAAAATCAAATTAAACGCATACAATCGTTAGCTCGAAAGAAAGGACGGAGAGAGGAGGGCTGTTTTATTGCCGAAGGTAATAAACTCGTGGAAGACACACTGTCGGCTTTCGAGTGTGATTTGTTATTGGCTACTCCGTCTTGGATTGTTTCACACGCTCACGAATCGTTGCCTAAGATACAGGAAGTCGACGAACAAGAGATGTCGAAAGTTTCTCAGCTCGTTACGCCGCCCGATGTCTTGGCTGTATATCGCATACCCGAATATCATTTAAATATCGATACTCTGAAAAAGGAGTTGGTGTTGGCTTTGGATACGGTGCAAGATCCCGGTAATTTGGGTACTATCGTTCGCTTGGCCGATTGGTTCGGTATTCGCCATATCGTTTGTTCCCCCGATACCGCCGATCTTTATAACCCTAAGGTTGTGCAAGCCACTATGGGGGCATTGGCTCGGGTAAATGTTTATTATACGTCGTTACCCGATTTTCTCTCTCAGGTGGATTCGTCGGTCGTGTATGGTACATTTCTCGATGGGGAGGATATTTATCATACCTCTTTGACGAAATCGGGGGTAATTGTGATGGGGAACGAGGGAAATGGTATATCGGCCAAGTTGGAACCTTATATTGGGAAACGGCTGTATATTCCTAATTATCCGGTCGGGCAGCCTACTTCCGAGTCGCTCAATGTGGCGGTTGCAGCAGCGATTACATGTGCAGAGTTTCGTAGGAGGCAAATCGTATAA